In a single window of the Bacillus clarus genome:
- a CDS encoding proline--tRNA ligase produces the protein MKQSMVFSPTLREVPADAEIKSHQLLLRAGFMRQNASGIYSFLPFGLKVLHKVERIVREEMERAGAVELLMPAMQAAELWQESGRWYSYGSELMRMKDRNDREFALGATHEEVITDLVRDEIKSYKKLPLTLYQIQTKFRDEQRPRFGLLRGREFLMKDAYSFHATQESLDEVYSGLYQAYSNIFARCGLNFRAVIADSGAMGGKDTHEFMALSDVGEDTIAYSDTSDYAANIEMAPVVASYTKSDEAEKALEKVATPDQKAIEEVSSFLNIAEANCIKSMVFKVDEKFVVVLVRGDHEVNDIKVKNVYGASVVELASHEDVKELLNCEVGSLGPIGMPGAIEVIADHAVAAIVNGCCGANEEGFHYVNVNPERDFKVSEYTDLRFIQEGDQSPDGNGTIRFARGIEVGHVFKLGTRYSEAMNATFLDENGKTKPLIMGCYGIGVSRTVAAIAEQFNDENGLVWPKAVAPFHVHVIPVNMKSDAQREMGENIYKTLQEQGYEVLLDDRAERAGVKFADSDLFGLPVRVTVGKKADEGIVEVKVRATGESEEVKVEELQTYIANILK, from the coding sequence ATGAAACAAAGTATGGTATTCAGTCCTACATTACGTGAAGTACCAGCTGATGCTGAGATTAAAAGTCATCAATTGTTACTTCGCGCAGGATTTATGCGTCAAAATGCTTCTGGTATTTATAGTTTTCTACCATTTGGTTTAAAAGTATTGCACAAAGTAGAACGTATTGTTCGTGAAGAAATGGAGCGCGCAGGCGCTGTAGAATTATTAATGCCAGCTATGCAGGCAGCTGAATTATGGCAAGAATCAGGTCGTTGGTATTCTTATGGATCTGAATTAATGCGTATGAAAGATCGTAATGATCGTGAGTTTGCACTAGGAGCAACGCACGAAGAAGTAATTACAGATCTTGTGCGTGATGAAATTAAATCTTATAAAAAATTGCCATTAACGTTATACCAAATTCAAACAAAATTCCGTGATGAGCAAAGACCACGTTTCGGTTTATTACGCGGAAGAGAATTTTTAATGAAAGATGCATATTCTTTCCATGCAACGCAAGAGAGCTTAGATGAAGTTTATAGCGGTTTATATCAAGCTTATTCTAATATCTTCGCTCGCTGTGGTTTGAATTTCCGCGCGGTTATTGCTGACTCTGGAGCAATGGGCGGAAAAGATACGCATGAATTTATGGCATTATCTGATGTAGGAGAAGATACAATTGCGTATTCTGATACATCTGATTATGCAGCAAATATTGAAATGGCTCCTGTTGTTGCTTCATATACAAAGAGCGATGAAGCAGAAAAAGCACTTGAAAAAGTAGCAACACCAGATCAAAAAGCAATCGAAGAAGTTTCTTCATTCTTAAATATTGCCGAGGCGAATTGTATTAAATCTATGGTCTTTAAAGTAGATGAGAAGTTTGTTGTTGTACTTGTTCGTGGTGACCATGAAGTCAATGATATAAAAGTGAAAAATGTGTACGGCGCTTCTGTTGTTGAACTTGCTTCACATGAAGATGTAAAAGAATTATTAAATTGCGAAGTTGGTTCTTTAGGGCCAATTGGTATGCCAGGTGCTATTGAGGTTATTGCCGATCATGCGGTGGCAGCGATTGTAAATGGTTGCTGTGGGGCAAACGAAGAAGGATTCCATTATGTAAATGTAAATCCAGAGCGTGACTTTAAAGTAAGTGAGTATACAGATTTACGTTTCATTCAAGAAGGAGATCAATCTCCAGATGGAAACGGAACGATTCGCTTTGCACGTGGAATTGAAGTAGGTCATGTATTTAAATTAGGAACTCGCTATAGTGAAGCGATGAATGCAACATTCTTAGATGAAAATGGAAAAACAAAACCGCTTATCATGGGTTGTTACGGTATTGGTGTATCTCGTACAGTAGCAGCAATTGCTGAACAGTTCAATGATGAGAATGGATTAGTTTGGCCAAAAGCAGTTGCACCGTTCCATGTACATGTTATTCCAGTAAATATGAAATCTGATGCACAGCGTGAAATGGGCGAAAATATTTACAAAACATTACAAGAACAAGGTTATGAAGTGTTGTTAGATGATCGTGCCGAGCGTGCAGGTGTTAAATTTGCAGATTCTGATTTATTTGGTCTACCAGTTCGTGTGACAGTTGGTAAAAAAGCAGACGAAGGCATTGTAGAAGTGAAAGTACGTGCTACAGGCGAGTCTGAAGAAGTAAAAGTAGAAGAATTACAAACATATATTGCAAATATTTTAAAATAA
- the rseP gene encoding RIP metalloprotease RseP encodes MNTAIAFILIFGALVFFHELGHLYFAKRAGILCREFAIGFGPKIFSFEKNETVYTVRLLPLGGYVRMAGEDAETVELKPGKKVGLVLNEKEEVVKLVLDQREKYPNVRVIEVEQADLEHNLTISGYEEYEEELQTFRVNEKARIISAGEEIQIAPYNRQFGSKKLGQRALTIFAGPAMNFILAFVIFVILGFVQGVPVNKPMVGKVMENSVAEQAGLKQNDTIQAINGKDTSTWKDVVTIVRENPNKEITLHVKRDDEQFKVKVTPAADKEGKEEVGRIGVYSPVEKTITGSIKSGFEQTYTWTKLIFDSLVKLVTGQFSINDLSGPVGIYNLTDQVVDYGITRVLSLAAVLSINLGLFNLLPVPALDGGRLFFFLIEALRGKPIDRQKEGMVHFIGFALLMLLMLVVTWNDIRKFFL; translated from the coding sequence TTGAATACAGCGATTGCCTTTATATTAATTTTCGGTGCACTCGTATTTTTCCATGAGCTAGGGCATCTATATTTCGCAAAAAGAGCTGGTATTTTGTGCCGCGAGTTTGCGATTGGTTTTGGTCCGAAAATTTTTTCATTTGAAAAGAATGAAACAGTGTATACGGTTCGACTACTGCCACTTGGCGGCTATGTTAGAATGGCTGGTGAGGATGCAGAAACTGTTGAATTAAAACCTGGGAAAAAGGTTGGACTTGTACTAAACGAAAAAGAAGAGGTTGTAAAATTAGTTTTAGACCAGCGTGAAAAATATCCAAACGTTCGTGTAATTGAGGTTGAACAAGCTGATTTAGAACATAATCTTACAATTTCGGGTTATGAAGAATACGAGGAAGAGTTACAAACATTCCGAGTGAATGAAAAAGCTCGTATTATTTCTGCAGGAGAAGAAATACAAATTGCTCCGTATAATAGACAATTTGGTTCTAAAAAGTTAGGACAAAGAGCTTTAACAATTTTTGCAGGTCCTGCAATGAACTTTATCCTTGCGTTTGTTATTTTTGTGATTCTCGGATTTGTACAAGGTGTTCCCGTTAACAAACCGATGGTCGGAAAAGTAATGGAAAACAGTGTTGCAGAGCAAGCTGGATTGAAACAAAACGATACAATTCAAGCGATTAATGGGAAAGACACAAGTACATGGAAAGATGTTGTAACGATTGTACGTGAAAACCCAAATAAAGAAATCACACTACATGTAAAGCGTGATGACGAACAGTTTAAGGTGAAAGTAACACCGGCAGCTGATAAAGAAGGAAAAGAAGAGGTTGGTAGAATTGGTGTGTATTCTCCTGTAGAAAAAACTATCACTGGTTCTATTAAATCTGGCTTTGAGCAAACATATACATGGACGAAATTGATTTTTGATTCACTTGTAAAATTAGTGACAGGCCAATTTTCTATTAACGATCTATCGGGTCCTGTAGGGATTTATAATTTAACAGATCAAGTTGTGGATTATGGTATTACACGTGTTCTAAGTTTAGCGGCCGTTTTAAGTATAAATCTTGGTTTATTTAACCTATTACCGGTTCCTGCTTTAGATGGAGGCCGCTTGTTCTTCTTCTTAATTGAAGCTTTACGTGGAAAACCAATCGATCGTCAGAAAGAAGGTATGGTTCATTTCATTGGCTTTGCGCTATTAATGTTACTAATGTTAGTTGTAACGTGGAATGACATTCGGAAGTTTTTCCTGTAA
- the dxr gene encoding 1-deoxy-D-xylulose-5-phosphate reductoisomerase, with the protein MKNISLLGASGSIGTQTLDVLRSHPDQFRLVAFSVGKNIDYAVKVIQEFSPQIVSVQREEDVVRLQSVSGNTKIVYGSEGLLEVALHPDAEIVVNAVVGSVGLLPTLRAIEAKKTIGIANKETLVTAGHLIMEAARKHNVSLLPVDSEHSAIFQCLNGENEKRISRLIITASGGSFRDKMRDELHHVTVEDALRHPNWSMGSKITIDSATMMNKGLEVIEAHWLFGIPYEQIDVVLHKESIIHSMVEFEDRSVIAQLGSPDMRVPIQYALTYPDRLPLSDTKQLNLWEIGTLHFEKMNQERFRCLRFAYEAGKIGGSMPAVMNAANEVAVEAFLQKKIGFLTVEDLIEKAMHHHNVIARPSLEEIQEIDAATRRFVMEQI; encoded by the coding sequence ATGAAAAACATTAGTTTATTAGGTGCAAGCGGATCAATTGGTACACAAACATTAGATGTATTACGCTCGCACCCAGACCAATTCCGTCTCGTTGCTTTTTCTGTAGGGAAAAATATTGACTACGCAGTAAAGGTAATTCAAGAATTTTCTCCGCAAATTGTCTCTGTGCAAAGAGAGGAAGATGTTGTAAGATTACAATCTGTTTCTGGTAATACAAAAATTGTATATGGTAGCGAAGGTTTATTAGAAGTAGCGCTGCATCCAGATGCAGAAATTGTAGTGAATGCTGTTGTAGGTAGCGTAGGGTTGTTACCAACACTACGTGCAATCGAGGCGAAAAAAACAATTGGAATTGCAAACAAAGAAACGTTAGTAACCGCAGGACATCTTATAATGGAAGCTGCACGAAAACATAATGTATCGTTACTTCCAGTAGATAGTGAACATTCAGCTATTTTTCAATGCTTGAATGGTGAAAATGAAAAAAGAATCTCTCGTCTAATCATAACTGCTTCAGGTGGAAGTTTCCGTGATAAAATGAGAGATGAATTGCATCATGTGACAGTAGAGGATGCACTTCGTCATCCAAACTGGTCAATGGGTTCGAAAATTACAATTGATTCTGCTACAATGATGAATAAGGGGCTAGAAGTAATTGAAGCACATTGGCTTTTCGGCATTCCTTATGAGCAAATCGATGTTGTTTTACATAAAGAAAGTATTATTCACTCTATGGTTGAATTTGAAGACCGTAGTGTAATAGCGCAGCTTGGTTCACCTGATATGCGTGTCCCAATTCAATATGCTCTTACATATCCTGACAGGCTACCTCTTTCAGACACAAAACAGCTAAATTTATGGGAAATTGGAACGTTACATTTTGAGAAAATGAATCAAGAGCGTTTCCGTTGCCTACGTTTTGCGTATGAAGCTGGAAAGATAGGTGGAAGCATGCCTGCTGTAATGAATGCGGCAAATGAAGTAGCTGTCGAAGCCTTTTTGCAAAAGAAAATTGGTTTCTTAACAGTAGAAGACCTCATCGAAAAAGCAATGCACCATCACAATGTCATTGCACGTCCGAGCTTAGAGGAGATTCAGGAGATTGATGCAGCCACAAGACGGTTTGTGATGGAACAAATTTAG
- the cdsA gene encoding phosphatidate cytidylyltransferase, producing MKQRIITGVIAAALFIPIVIYGGVPFTVLVYALASIGLYELIRMNKLTLISVPTVLAAVLLWVILIPSTASELFTRIGLGKLEITFVIVLLLLSYTVLSKNTFTFDNASFLLMATTYVGMGFLYLNETRILGIKYVFCALFVIWATDSGAYFIGKAFGKRKLWPEISPNKTIEGSLGGIICGIVVALVYNMFFPVEANVGVLIVLTIIISIFGQIGDLVQSAFKRHYGVKDSGTILPGHGGILDRTDSWLFVLPILYFLLQYN from the coding sequence GTGAAACAGAGAATTATTACTGGAGTGATTGCTGCCGCGCTATTCATTCCCATCGTAATTTACGGTGGCGTGCCTTTTACGGTTTTAGTGTATGCACTTGCTTCTATAGGTTTATATGAATTAATTCGTATGAACAAGCTTACGCTTATTTCGGTACCAACAGTTTTAGCAGCAGTATTATTGTGGGTTATTTTGATTCCAAGTACTGCATCGGAATTGTTTACACGGATTGGATTAGGTAAATTAGAAATCACATTTGTGATTGTTTTATTACTTTTATCATATACAGTCCTTTCTAAGAATACATTTACTTTTGACAATGCTTCCTTTTTACTTATGGCAACGACATATGTTGGAATGGGGTTCCTATATTTAAATGAAACGAGAATATTAGGAATTAAATATGTGTTCTGCGCACTATTTGTCATATGGGCAACTGATTCAGGTGCATATTTCATAGGAAAAGCATTTGGAAAAAGAAAATTGTGGCCAGAAATTAGTCCGAATAAAACGATTGAAGGTTCATTAGGCGGTATTATTTGTGGAATTGTTGTTGCGCTTGTGTACAATATGTTCTTCCCAGTTGAAGCAAATGTAGGGGTTTTAATCGTTCTGACGATTATCATTTCTATTTTTGGACAAATTGGTGATTTAGTGCAATCTGCGTTTAAACGCCATTATGGTGTAAAGGATTCGGGTACAATTTTACCTGGACATGGTGGTATATTAGATCGAACAGATAGTTGGTTATTTGTTTTGCCAATTCTATACTTCTTATTACAATACAATTAA
- the uppS gene encoding isoprenyl transferase, giving the protein MMFKKFPFFKGKKATSFDHLIEEVKKGYIPEHIAIIMDGNGRWAKRRAMPRIAGHHEGMQVVKKITKFASKLDVKVLTLYAFSTENWKRPKKEVDYLMKLPEEFLGTFLPELIEENVQVRVIGQKDRLPTHTRRAMEKAMEDTKENTGLILNFALNYGSRDEIVSAVQHMMKDNEEGKIRAEEINEEMISSYLMTSSLPDPELLIRTSGELRISNFMLWQIAYSEFWFTDVYWPDFTEEHLLNAITDFQHRGRRFGGV; this is encoded by the coding sequence ATGATGTTTAAAAAGTTTCCTTTTTTTAAAGGTAAAAAGGCTACATCGTTTGATCATCTCATTGAAGAAGTAAAAAAAGGATATATCCCAGAACATATTGCTATTATTATGGATGGTAATGGAAGATGGGCAAAGAGAAGAGCGATGCCTCGCATTGCTGGACATCATGAAGGCATGCAAGTTGTGAAAAAAATTACAAAATTTGCAAGCAAACTTGATGTGAAAGTATTAACTCTTTATGCTTTTTCGACTGAGAACTGGAAAAGACCGAAAAAGGAAGTTGATTATTTAATGAAGCTTCCAGAAGAGTTTCTAGGTACATTTTTACCAGAATTGATTGAAGAAAACGTACAAGTCCGAGTAATAGGGCAAAAAGATCGTCTTCCTACGCATACGCGCAGAGCGATGGAAAAAGCCATGGAAGATACGAAAGAAAATACAGGATTAATTCTTAATTTCGCGTTAAACTATGGAAGTCGAGATGAAATCGTTTCTGCTGTGCAACATATGATGAAAGATAATGAAGAAGGAAAAATTCGTGCGGAAGAAATAAATGAAGAAATGATTTCTTCATACTTAATGACGAGTTCTTTACCTGATCCAGAATTGCTGATCCGTACAAGTGGAGAGCTACGTATTAGTAATTTCATGTTATGGCAAATTGCTTATTCGGAATTTTGGTTTACAGATGTGTATTGGCCGGATTTTACCGAGGAACATTTGCTAAATGCGATTACAGACTTTCAACATAGAGGGCGCAGATTCGGAGGCGTGTAG
- the frr gene encoding ribosome recycling factor, with product MGQQVLKSANEKMEKAVAAYSRELATVRAGRANASVLDKVQVDYYGAPTPVVQLANITVPEARLLVIQPYDKTSIGDIEKAILKADLGLNPSNDGTVIRIAFPALTEERRRDLVKVVKKYAEEAKVAVRNVRRDGNDDLKKLEKAGDITEDDLRGYTEDIQKETDKYIAKVDEIAKNKEKEIMEV from the coding sequence ATGGGACAACAAGTATTAAAGTCTGCAAATGAAAAAATGGAAAAAGCAGTTGCTGCTTATTCTCGTGAATTAGCAACAGTTCGCGCTGGTCGTGCAAACGCGTCTGTATTAGATAAGGTACAAGTTGATTACTACGGTGCACCAACACCAGTTGTGCAATTAGCGAACATTACAGTTCCAGAAGCACGTTTACTTGTAATTCAGCCTTATGATAAAACTTCTATCGGTGATATTGAAAAAGCAATTTTAAAAGCAGATTTAGGCTTAAACCCTTCTAATGATGGAACTGTAATTCGTATTGCATTCCCTGCATTAACAGAAGAGCGTCGTCGTGATCTTGTAAAAGTTGTGAAAAAATATGCTGAAGAAGCAAAAGTTGCTGTTCGTAACGTACGTCGTGACGGTAATGATGATCTTAAGAAGCTTGAAAAAGCTGGCGATATTACAGAAGATGATTTAAGAGGATATACTGAAGATATCCAAAAAGAAACAGATAAATATATTGCAAAAGTTGACGAAATCGCAAAAAACAAAGAAAAAGAAATCATGGAAGTGTAA
- the pyrH gene encoding UMP kinase: protein MSKPKYNRVVLKLSGEALAGEQGFGINPAVIKSVAEQVKEIAELDVEVAVVVGGGNIWRGKIGSEMGMDRAGADYMGMLATVMNSLALQDSLENIGIQTRVQTSIEMRQVAEPYIRRKAVRHLEKKRVVIFAAGTGNPYFSTDTTAALRAAEIEADVILMAKNNVDGVYNADPSIDPTATKYETLTYLDVLKEGLGVMDSTASSLCMDNDIPLIVFSVMEKGNIKRAVLGENIGTVVRGK, encoded by the coding sequence ATGAGTAAACCGAAATATAATCGTGTCGTTTTAAAGCTAAGCGGAGAAGCGCTAGCTGGCGAACAAGGATTTGGAATTAACCCAGCTGTAATTAAATCAGTTGCAGAACAAGTGAAAGAAATTGCAGAACTTGATGTAGAAGTTGCTGTTGTAGTTGGTGGCGGTAACATTTGGCGTGGGAAAATTGGAAGTGAAATGGGCATGGATCGTGCAGGAGCAGATTACATGGGCATGTTAGCAACAGTTATGAACTCATTAGCTCTTCAAGATAGCTTGGAGAACATTGGAATTCAAACTCGAGTGCAAACTTCAATTGAAATGCGTCAAGTGGCAGAACCTTACATTCGTCGTAAAGCAGTTCGTCACTTAGAGAAAAAACGTGTTGTTATCTTTGCTGCAGGTACAGGTAACCCATACTTCTCTACAGATACAACGGCAGCATTACGTGCAGCAGAAATCGAAGCGGACGTTATTCTAATGGCGAAAAACAATGTAGATGGCGTATATAATGCAGATCCATCTATTGACCCAACAGCTACGAAATACGAAACACTTACTTACTTAGATGTATTAAAAGAAGGTTTAGGTGTAATGGATTCTACAGCTTCTTCTTTATGTATGGACAATGATATTCCATTAATTGTATTCTCAGTTATGGAAAAAGGTAATATTAAACGTGCCGTTTTAGGTGAAAATATTGGAACAGTTGTAAGGGGGAAATAA
- the tsf gene encoding translation elongation factor Ts produces the protein MAITAQMVKELREKTGAGMMDCKKALTETNGDMEKAIDFLREKGIAKAAKKADRIAAEGLTFIETNGNEGLILELNSETDFVAKNEGFQTLIKELAAHLLANKPANIEEAMAQTIANGKTVEEHINEAIAKIGEKLTLRRFEIVSKTDADAFGAYLHMGGRIGVLTVLEGSTDEAAAKDVAMHIAAVNPKYIDRDAVTAEEVEHERQVLTQQALNEGKPEKIVAKMVEGRLGKFFEEICLLDQAFVKNPDMKVRQFVESKGGTLKGFVRYAVGEGIEKREDNFAEEVMNQVKGNN, from the coding sequence ATGGCAATCACTGCACAAATGGTAAAAGAACTTCGTGAAAAAACTGGCGCAGGTATGATGGACTGCAAAAAAGCTTTAACAGAAACTAACGGCGACATGGAGAAGGCAATTGACTTCTTACGTGAAAAAGGTATTGCGAAAGCTGCTAAAAAAGCAGACCGCATCGCTGCTGAAGGTTTAACTTTCATCGAAACAAACGGTAACGAAGGTTTAATTTTAGAATTAAACTCTGAAACTGATTTCGTTGCGAAAAACGAAGGTTTCCAAACATTAATTAAAGAATTAGCTGCTCACTTATTAGCTAACAAACCTGCTAACATTGAAGAAGCTATGGCTCAAACAATTGCAAACGGCAAAACAGTAGAAGAGCACATCAACGAAGCAATCGCTAAAATTGGTGAAAAACTTACACTTCGTCGTTTCGAAATCGTTTCAAAAACTGATGCAGATGCATTCGGTGCTTACCTACACATGGGTGGACGCATTGGTGTATTAACAGTTCTTGAAGGTTCTACAGATGAAGCAGCTGCTAAAGATGTAGCAATGCACATTGCAGCAGTTAACCCTAAATACATCGACCGCGATGCTGTAACAGCTGAAGAAGTTGAGCATGAGCGTCAAGTATTAACACAACAAGCTTTAAACGAAGGCAAGCCTGAAAAAATCGTTGCGAAAATGGTTGAAGGCCGTCTAGGCAAATTCTTCGAAGAGATTTGCTTACTTGACCAAGCATTCGTTAAAAACCCTGATATGAAAGTTCGTCAGTTCGTTGAGTCTAAAGGCGGAACATTAAAAGGATTCGTTCGCTACGCTGTTGGTGAAGGTATCGAAAAACGCGAAGACAACTTTGCTGAAGAAGTAATGAACCAAGTAAAAGGTAACAACTAA
- the rpsB gene encoding 30S ribosomal protein S2, translating into MSVISMKQLLEAGVHFGHQTRRWNPKMKRYIFTERNGIYIIDLQKTVKKVEEAFNVMRNIAAEGGDILFVGTKKQAQEAIKEEATRAGMYFVNQRWLGGTLTNFQTIQKRIKRLKDIERMQEDGTFEVLPKKEVVQLKKELERLEKFLGGIKDMKGLPSALFVVDPRKERIAVAEARKLHIPIIGIVDTNCDPDEIDHVIPANDDAIRAVKLLTSKMADAILEAKQGEETVTA; encoded by the coding sequence ATGTCAGTAATTTCTATGAAGCAATTGCTTGAAGCTGGTGTTCATTTCGGACATCAAACTCGTCGTTGGAACCCAAAAATGAAGCGTTACATTTTCACAGAGCGTAACGGTATCTACATCATCGACTTACAAAAAACTGTGAAGAAAGTTGAAGAAGCTTTCAACGTAATGCGTAACATCGCTGCTGAAGGTGGCGACATTTTATTCGTAGGTACTAAAAAACAAGCACAAGAAGCTATTAAAGAAGAAGCAACTCGTGCTGGTATGTACTTCGTTAACCAACGTTGGTTAGGTGGAACTTTAACAAACTTCCAAACAATCCAAAAGCGTATCAAACGTCTTAAAGACATCGAAAGAATGCAAGAAGATGGTACTTTCGAAGTACTTCCTAAGAAAGAAGTTGTTCAACTTAAAAAAGAGTTAGAGCGTCTTGAGAAATTCTTAGGCGGTATTAAAGATATGAAAGGTCTTCCAAGTGCATTATTCGTAGTAGACCCTCGTAAAGAGCGTATTGCAGTTGCTGAAGCACGCAAATTACACATTCCAATCATCGGTATCGTTGATACAAACTGTGATCCAGACGAAATCGATCACGTTATCCCAGCAAACGATGATGCAATTCGTGCTGTAAAACTTCTTACATCTAAAATGGCAGACGCGATCCTTGAAGCAAAACAAGGTGAAGAAACTGTTACTGCGTAA
- the codY gene encoding GTP-sensing pleiotropic transcriptional regulator CodY, which yields MELLAKTRKLNALLQSAAGKPVNFREMSDTMCEVIEANVFVVSRRGKLLGYAIHQQIENERMKQMLAERQFPEEYTQSLFNVTETSSNLGVDSAYTAFPVENRELFGQGLTTIVPIVGGGERLGTLVLARLGQEFLDDDLILAEYSSTVVGMEILREKAEEIEEEARSKAVVQMAISSLSYSELEAIEHIFEELNGTEGLLVASKIADRVGITRSVIVNALRKLESAGVIESRSLGMKGTYIKVLNDKFLHELAKLKTN from the coding sequence ATGGAATTATTAGCAAAAACGAGAAAATTAAATGCGTTATTACAAAGTGCAGCAGGAAAACCTGTAAACTTTAGAGAGATGTCTGATACAATGTGTGAAGTAATTGAAGCGAACGTGTTCGTTGTAAGTCGTCGTGGTAAATTATTAGGATATGCGATTCACCAACAAATCGAGAACGAACGCATGAAGCAAATGCTAGCAGAGCGTCAATTCCCAGAAGAGTATACGCAAAGCTTATTCAATGTTACAGAAACATCTTCAAATTTAGGTGTGGATAGTGCTTACACAGCATTCCCAGTGGAAAATAGAGAATTATTCGGCCAAGGTTTAACTACAATCGTACCGATCGTTGGTGGCGGTGAGCGTTTAGGTACATTAGTATTAGCTCGTCTTGGTCAAGAGTTCTTAGACGATGATTTAATCCTTGCTGAGTACAGCTCAACTGTTGTAGGTATGGAAATCTTACGTGAAAAAGCAGAAGAAATCGAAGAGGAAGCACGTAGTAAAGCTGTTGTTCAAATGGCGATCAGCTCATTATCTTATAGTGAGTTAGAAGCAATCGAGCACATCTTCGAAGAATTAAATGGAACAGAAGGTTTACTTGTTGCAAGTAAAATTGCTGATCGCGTAGGAATTACTCGTTCTGTAATCGTAAATGCACTACGTAAACTAGAAAGTGCTGGTGTAATTGAGTCTCGCTCTTTAGGTATGAAAGGAACATATATTAAAGTGCTAAACGACAAGTTTCTACATGAGCTTGCTAAATTAAAAACAAACTAA